The genomic stretch TGAGGAGCTGAGGCAGCTAATGAACACGTCACGTGACCTTACGATAATTACTATTCATATTTAAGTTTGTCTTCAGTAATAAAAATGGCTGCATTTGATTTAAACCAGTACTAACACGTTTTATTAGCTGAGATTTTTCCTCTCCTGTGTAGAATTACACCCTCATGATAAAGAATGTGCTGTAACTAACACAAAACCCTAGCACTAGTAACACTAGCTTTAAATCCTGCAcaggttaaaaacaaacaaacagcacaaATCTACTAGTGTTAAAAGTTCATcccactttattgtgttttgttttaaatgtccCAGTTTAAACCAGTAAGTATTTGGCAGTAGAAACCAGTTTAGACCAGTAACCAGCTAAAACAGTTGTTTTTATCAGCAGGGTGGGTTATCACTtcaccaccctgttcttcaatagtcttTTTTTCCCAAATAtgtataaaacattacaaagtttattagtattaataaataaagataaacacAAATTCTCAAAGAATTGGATGTGAAAAAACATCCCAAAATGAAAGAGGTGATGTAGCTAGCTTGAATGGCTAGCTCTGTGGacagttttataaaatgtcagcatattgcttttattaaacaagcactttagatttaattaataacatacACATTTTAAggtgtcccaaattttttttagATCAGTTTGATCCAAATATGTTGCTGTTTTAATAATATCAGTTGCACAGTATTGACAGCGTTAGCAGCTAGTCAGACTGGAATAAGAAGCGTTAGCTATACAGTCACTAGGAGGCCCCGTGATTTAGTAGATAATGAATGTGTTAGTAACAGAATGAAAGAAAATTCCCACATTATTAGTTTTGTTTAGTATTTTTCTGACTCTCGTGAGCTAACCTAATTCTTTACTGTGTTAATTTACAGGTCGTTTGGTGCGTCCCCACGACAACTTTACCATCGTCGTTCCTGAGAAGGTGGACGTTGATGGTCGCTTCATCTCCCACGTGCTTCCACACCGACTCTCCAGCAGTGGCGGGCGACGACGACGTGACACAGACGAACACAACAGCAAACATGTTTATTACAAACTCAACTTCTACGGTCAGGATCTGACCCTCAACCTGACGGTCAATCAGAACCTGCTCTCACATGGATATGTTTTAGAACGGAGACTGAATAACGTTAGTGAACATGGACACCAGACTCGATCAGAAAACCAGTGTTACCTGATCGGCACTGTCACTGACGGGGATGTGGAGGGAACCGCCGCCCTGAGCACCTGCAGTGGACTGGTAAGCACCAAACCCATGGATGAGGGCAGCGGCCACATTCTCAATCCAAGTCACTACATGATATaaactatgttttgtttatttagagAAGGTTCATGATAGGGTGCAGAGAGAGGAGCTCTGGTACTGAGGAAATCAGGActctacacatacatacacttatacatacagAACAATCATCTATCATCCAGCGGCCAGCAAGTATGTACACTGACCTGATTCTCACACACAGCTGGATttacacgtgcacacacacacacacacacacactgctttaTAACAGAAAAGTCCCAAAATCACTATTCAGGGACTGCAGATATTTACGAGCACCCAAGAACATCCATGAATCACTGCTGTTGGATCCAAATGATCTAATGCATATTTAACTATCTTCATTCACACACATGGAAGAATCATaaagttcttgtgtgtgttatgATCCTTTGCAGCAATCTGCCACTGGTAGGTGAAAAGTACAGTCGGATGAGTAAAACCACCAACAGTGGCTTACATGACGAACACGGGGAGGTAGAACGTTCTATTATGTAATTTGTCTTACTGATTACGagtggtgacttctctgtgcccatgttAACAGGGCTAGTCTGACTGCACCCGTTAGACCTAGACACAGGCATGTAGGCAGTGATGGATGACAGGGGTAATCACCACTGATGAGCCTAAAGAGTCAGAACTGGCAgcaacatgtacacacacacacacacacacacacacacagtgaggttGTGTGTAGTTTGGGGAATGTGCCCGGGGGCCCGTGGAGGAGATGGAGCCGGGTACATATAAGGTAAATATCTCATTAACATTCAGGTGAAGTGTGAGTGTTAGCATCACAGCTGTGTTATAATCCGCTCTGCGTGTACAGACTGGTGTCATGATAACGATGTGACTTTAATACTGACGCTTCACCGAATGTTGACCCACGAGGTGCGGCGCTTTGTTTTGGTAACAGTTCATCCACGACTCGAGGGGGGAAATGCATGAAAAACACTTTGGCTTCACAGTAACGTTGATGCACTGTCGAAGAGCTCGTTACAGCCTCAGCTGCACTAATAATCATAATGAGAGAGTAAGTGTGTAATAAACGtctgtatgtggtgtgtgtggtgttgtgtgtgtgtgtgtgtgtgtgattcagaCAGGACTGCTCACCCTCCCAGCAGGAGTATTTCTGATTGAACCTGTGAAGGGTCACACACCTACACCCTCACAGCCTCAACACCCACACGTCATCTACACCAGCTCATCCTGGACCGAGCTCAGGACCCGCCGCAGTGCCAGCTCACGCCCACAGCGCCCCCCGCACAGTGCCTGCGGGGTCAAAGGTGAggccttatttattatttccaaCATGAGCACTCTGTGCTGAGGTCATTTGACCGAGCAATATGACCAAAGGTAAAGTGGGCACCGACCAGCCaacgatgtgtgtgtgtgataccaGACTCTGAAGAGAACTCTCAGCAGGAACGTGAACTTTGGGAGCGAGGGCAGCAGGACCTGAGGGATCAGAACCAGAGGAGAACCTCACGGCGTTCAGTGAGCACGGAGCGCTGGGTGGAGACGCTAGTGGTGGCCGACTCCAAAGTGCTGCAGTACCATGGCAACGACAACGTGGAGAGCTACATCTTTACCATCATGAACATGGTGAGGGACTGAACCATGACCTGCTGACTCTGGCCTCACCcacgataacacacacacagattcctTTATTACGATCCTCCTGCTGCCTGCACCGCCCCACGCTGGTCGGGGAGAGCAGAGACTATCACGCTCCCCCTGTCTCTGGCTGCATTTTTTCTCTTAGTGTGGACACTTCTTGACTCCTGATTTGTTTATTGATCAGACCAGTTCTGTTTGTATTTGCACGGCATTTAGGTGGCGGGTATTTTCCACGATGCCAGTATCGGTAACGCCATCCACATCGTCCTGGTACGACTGATCCTGCTGCAGGGAGAAGAGGTACAAAGCACTGAGGAGTcatgattcattgattcattgattcaggGATTCAGAAAAAAACGGTTGTTCCCACCCTGTcatgccgtgtgtgtgtgtgtgtgtgtgtgtgttatcagaAAGGCCTGAAGATTGTTCATCATGCAGATTCGACTCTGTCCAGTTTCTGTAGCTGGCAGAAGAACCTGAACCCAGTGAGCGACACCCATCCTGCCCACCATGATGTAGCGGTGCTGCTCACGCGGTGAGGTTCAAACCTCCGTGGTTCTGTGTTTGGTTTTAGTTctccagggttgccaggtttttcctgtgtgtgtctctctgaacTCTCCGGTGTTTGTGTGGTTAGGAAGGATATCTGTGCGGGGGGGAATCAGCCCTGTGAGACGCTGGGACTCTCTCACCTGTCGGGAATGTGCCAACCGCACCGATCCTGCAACATCAACGAGGACTCGGGACTTCCTGTAGCCTTCACCATAGCGCACGAGCTGGGACACAGGTACGAGCGGGTTGTGTTCAGAGCCTGCTTCAGAGAGCTGATGAGGGTCCAGGTCCATCTCTTGGACTGTGGATCCAGCCCACGCTCGGTGTAACTGCCCCCCTGTGCTTGTGTGTCCAGTTTTGGGATTCAGCACGACGGACAGGGGAACGACTGTGAGGCGGGGGGTCGCCAACCCTTCATCATGTCCCGTCAGCTCCAGTACGATTCATCACCACTCACCTGGTCCACCTGCAGCAAGGAGTACATCACACACTTCTTGGAgtgggtaacacacacacacacacacacataaaatcaTACAGACCTGCAAAGTAAGGACTCAGGGTTTTTCACTTTCTGCCTCCGTGTTTCAGTCGTGGTTGGGGTTCCTGTCTGGATGATCGTCCGTCTAAGAAGGACCTGACCACAGCTCTGATCGCTCCGGGGGTGCGGTACACCCGCCAGCACCAGTGTCAGATGCAGTACGGACCCAACGCCACCTTCTGCCCCGAGATCGAGGTAAGATCCTCTTGTGAGGATTGGAACTGGAGTTGGTCCGGAACTTTGGATTTTGGCCTGAAAAAGTTTTGATGTGTGCTGTGtctatgctgtgtgtgtgtgtgtgtgtgtgtgtgtgtgtgtgtgtgtgtgtgtgtgtgtgtgtgtgcagaacgTGTGTCAGATCCTGTGGTGCTCTGTAAACAGTTCCTGCCGATCCAAACTGGACGCCCCTATAGACGGAACCAGGTGTGGACCAGGGAAGGTGAGAGAGGAGCACACACACCGTCAGGCTGAGAACAGCACAGCGTAACGttcatcatgtgtgtgtgtgtgtgtgtcagtggtgtatctcAGGTGAGTGTGTGCTGGTGGGGAAGTTACCTGAGACGAAGAACGGTGGGTGGGGCCAGTGGAGCACCTGGTCTCACTGCTCACGTACCTGCGGCTCCGGGGTCCAGTCGGCCGAGAGAGAGTGTGACCAGCCTAAGTATGACATCACAAATCTGCACATTCATCAGAGTGGACGTTCTAATACATCCTGAAAGTTCTGGGTGGGGTTGAGGGAGGGGTCTGTGCAGGTCAGCTGAATAACTGGATTAAGTGGGTGTCCACTTGTTATACAGATCACAGGAACGACATcagcaccatagggtgcacctgatATTGTACAATTGGCTTGTTTTCTAGCACATTATGGAACTGTTATGGATCCTCTACTGTAGTGGATTTGGGGAGGAACATTGTGGGTTGTCCCTGCTCAGAGGTCCAGCTCATGTGCTCCTTACACCACTAATACAACAGTGATCTGAATCGTGGTGCTCACCGTGTCTCTGGCCCCCAGGCCGGCGTTCGGAGGGAGGTACTGTACGGGTGAGCGCAGGCGCTACAGGATCTGTAACACGGCGCCGTGCGCTAAGCAGCTGCCGTCGTTCCGGGAGATGCAGTGCAGCGAGTTTGATACCGTACCCTACCATAACCAGCTGTACCGGTGGATCCCCGTCAGTAACAACGgtaatcatcacacacacacacacacacacacacaccttatattaCTCCCTTCATATGATTGATTTGTTACACCTGTTAGagactgctgtggctgaaacacatgaattcctTAAACagaggggcgtcccaatacttttggtcatgtagtgtatttGTGGGTGGGAGTTTTTATCAGTCATGCAAGGCTGACCAATTACAGGTGTCTATAAGATTATGTGATTAGCCCCAGATTGGCTAGGAAGGCGTCTGTGAGGAAGCATGTGTTAGCCACACCTCTCTAAACTGGTGGTTCAGGTCATGAGAGCTGCAGCGTTTGGTTTTAGCTTTGGAATTTCATTTCACAGCGCGACCCTGCGAGCTCCAGTGTAAGCCGGAGGAGGAGAACTTCTCTGAGAGGATGCTGGAGGCCGTGACGGACGGAACGCCGTGTTTCTCCAACAGCAGCTCCAGCGTCTGCATCAATGGTGTGTGCAAGGTAGAGTGGTGAGCACGACCGCgccctcacacactcactgtacTGATTACATGTGTGGAGCAGCTCCACGGCTCCGGGTTCAAACCTTCACCGGGGTTATGCTGAGTCAGTCTGCTTTAATGCTTTCTTTATTTGGATATACTCATTTCCTTTGTGCACTCTGTGTGTTAGCAAGTACGAGGGACGATGCTGCTCTGTCTATAATCATGGTCAGACAGCAGGGGGCGCTGTTACAGTGGCAGCAGTTTTACCTCTCAtaactcaggtgtgtgtgtgtgtgtaggcggtGGGATGTGATTATGGGATAGACTCCAGGGCGGAGCAGGACTCGTGTGGAGTGTGTTTGGGTGACGGTTCCAGCTGTGAGAGCGTCCACGACACTTACGAACAGAGAGACGGGCACGGTGCGTgtccaacaccacacacacaacataaaaacaagcaaacaacACACACGTACCTACTgactcctgtgtgtgtgtgtgtgtagggtatgTAGACGTGATCCTGATTCCGGAGGGAGCGAGGAACATCCTGGTACAGGAAGTGGAGGAGGCGGGGAACTTCCTGGTCATGAGAGCCGCCGATTCGGACCGTTATTACCTGAACGGGAATTACCTCATCCAATGGAACGGCGAGTACCAGGTGGGCGGAGCCAAGTTCTATTACGAGCGCAGCGGCAATCTGGAGAACCTCACATCACCGGGGCCGACGACAACAGCACTCATGgtgcaggtaacacacacacacacacacacacacacacacacacacacactatacacacaggaTGAGCAGGGGATCCAAACTGAACTTAGTgtgtatcgtgtgtgtgtgtgtgtgtagctgttgtTTCAGGAGTATAACCCGGGTATACGGTACACGTTCACGGTGAAGAAGAACCCCGTCTCCGAGGGTAACCGCCTCCAGGAACCCGTGTACACCTGGAAACACGGAGCGTGGACACACTGCAGCGCCACCTGTGGGTCAGGTGAGGAACATCAGCAGATCTATACAGGTGAGGTGTAAAGAGAGGTGTAAGGCGTACTGACTCCTCCCTCCACAGGTGAGCAGCAGCAGCCGGTCCGCTGCTTCAGAGCCGGCGTGGGCGTGGTGAGTGAAGAGTCATGTGACCCGAGCACGCGGCCGGAGGAGAAACACCGACAGTGTAAGAACATGGACTGTCCTGCCAGGTctgaaacaccccaaacaccatcaacacacacccacacacacctgcaacACCTACCCCCTCTTTCATCACACACTGTGAGGTCTGAGAGGCGTGGCTCCGGCGTCTGCTTGTGTAATTACGCTGTAATTAAAGGTCTGAGGAGGCTCGTTTTGACCTTTGACCCGCAGGTGGTGGGTGGGCGGATGGCAGCCGTGTTCGGCCTCCTGCGGTCCTACGGGGACGAGGAAGAGGACGGTGCTGTGTGTCAGGACGGTGGACGGAGAGGAGCGCGTGCTGCACCCCGCCGACTGCAGGAACCTCCCCAAACCCAAACCGGCCGTCGCCTGTAACCGTGACGTCACCTGTGGGTCGGCGTGGGCCGTGGGGAACTGGAGCCAGGTGAGGTACTGGACTGGGGTGGGGCTCCATGAAATTCTTTTGAAGTTCTACAGGTAACAGTGAAGGTTTTACCCCTTTCTCCATCTGAGCCAATCATGCCCAACTAGAGCTAACCCCCCCTCCACCCCTGATCAGAACGCACTGTTGAGCACATACTTTTGCCCTGACAGTGGGCGGGGTCTCACACAGCACAGCATCGCGTGCTGAGAGCCAGGCATCACCATGTGTGACCAGGCGcctcgaccggccagcagaggtcacactTACACCAGCGACCTGAAACCCTGTTTTAGCCG from Trichomycterus rosablanca isolate fTriRos1 chromosome 21, fTriRos1.hap1, whole genome shotgun sequence encodes the following:
- the adamts12 gene encoding A disintegrin and metalloproteinase with thrombospondin motifs 12, producing the protein MPVGVSGALLLLLLLLCLQNCDSDHLLFPHSRSGRLVRPHDNFTIVVPEKVDVDGRFISHVLPHRLSSSGGRRRRDTDEHNSKHVYYKLNFYGQDLTLNLTVNQNLLSHGYVLERRLNNVSEHGHQTRSENQCYLIGTVTDGDVEGTAALSTCSGLTGLLTLPAGVFLIEPVKGHTPTPSQPQHPHVIYTSSSWTELRTRRSASSRPQRPPHSACGVKDSEENSQQERELWERGQQDLRDQNQRRTSRRSVSTERWVETLVVADSKVLQYHGNDNVESYIFTIMNMVAGIFHDASIGNAIHIVLVRLILLQGEEKGLKIVHHADSTLSSFCSWQKNLNPVSDTHPAHHDVAVLLTRKDICAGGNQPCETLGLSHLSGMCQPHRSCNINEDSGLPVAFTIAHELGHSFGIQHDGQGNDCEAGGRQPFIMSRQLQYDSSPLTWSTCSKEYITHFLDRGWGSCLDDRPSKKDLTTALIAPGVRYTRQHQCQMQYGPNATFCPEIENVCQILWCSVNSSCRSKLDAPIDGTRCGPGKWCISGECVLVGKLPETKNGGWGQWSTWSHCSRTCGSGVQSAERECDQPKPAFGGRYCTGERRRYRICNTAPCAKQLPSFREMQCSEFDTVPYHNQLYRWIPVSNNARPCELQCKPEEENFSERMLEAVTDGTPCFSNSSSSVCINGVCKAVGCDYGIDSRAEQDSCGVCLGDGSSCESVHDTYEQRDGHGYVDVILIPEGARNILVQEVEEAGNFLVMRAADSDRYYLNGNYLIQWNGEYQVGGAKFYYERSGNLENLTSPGPTTTALMVQLLFQEYNPGIRYTFTVKKNPVSEGNRLQEPVYTWKHGAWTHCSATCGSGEQQQPVRCFRAGVGVVSEESCDPSTRPEEKHRQCKNMDCPARWWVGGWQPCSASCGPTGTRKRTVLCVRTVDGEERVLHPADCRNLPKPKPAVACNRDVTCGSAWAVGNWSQCSMTCGGGVKSRTVTCGSPHQSRCDPAARPRSTTFCNLQSCPKTPPEPPPPPSTPAPRHRPDEATPTSAMPTVSTAHTPTPSVLHPDDGDLILVRNDRTETTTPPTHTHTAEEDEEGSSDPDRPHPGPPYTPGYDYITDDGPETPVTLHTPVTSTHTHAYLTTPTPSMNTHLQTHSVGITHIHTQKVLRNRPGSDTPVRTHGVVKNDPGTNTGGFWVVGNWSECSTSCGLGAVWRSVVCSSGQDSDCSSSTKPEPAKYCNLQPCAVWRKCVSGCRDDLQCMDSQSGRVLRPFHCSGQRPPPSPEWRSSSWGECSQSCGGGVEVRDVHCVDEPSGEHVPPSLCPENNKPDTERPCNVEKCKPAPGAAVCTRNSVSTHFCSRLKFLGRCALPSIQKQCCITCGGYNTHPPLPKKNKEDRGASAAL